The Xiphias gladius isolate SHS-SW01 ecotype Sanya breed wild chromosome 7, ASM1685928v1, whole genome shotgun sequence genome window below encodes:
- the dnajc30b gene encoding dnaJ (Hsp40) homolog, subfamily C, member 30b gives MAEVGQRLGSGVYRLSALRNSQSRPGCTGESPGSLLVNCTFSDSRVEEESARDQRAVQPVSGSRAAPGKSEKLSGVRKSKLQQENGSLLSAVSLALDSSRFFGFVQTGESVQAHKTALNLAARLRPLRQEKLLPCRMTSWTRGAVSIHPDTFRSPQQLRALCTVIFILAEQGSERPSCGWRRLKLHPDPSTATRNYSWRSDRSSKDAPLLYRSRTAYYDILKVSPGATQSQIKTAYYKQSFIYHPDKNPGNKEATQRFSEISEAYTVLGSISLRRKYDRGILNQSDVQSAGRPSSKEATSRSAGSPHHHHQHQQQQHQQRARRFSQAGGKPMFDFDAFYQAHYGEQLQRERNMRARKERMQEKQRENMSRWRQGKMMEVTVAMLLAMAGLLFINLTRP, from the coding sequence ATGGCAGAGGTCGGTCAGAGGCTGGGGAGCGGAGTTTACCGACTGTCCGCTCTCAGGAACAGCCAGAGCCGACCGGGCTGCACCGGAGAAAGTCCCGGATCTCTGTTGGTGAACTGCACCTTCAGTGACAGCCGGGTTGAAGAGGAATCAGCCCGGGATCAACGTGCAGTTCAGCCGGTGTCAGGAAGCAGAGCGGCACCGGGCAAATCAGAGAAACTTTCCGGAGTGAGAAAAAGTAAACTTCAACAGGAAAATGGGAGTTTGCTTTCTGCCGTGTCTTTGGCGCTGGATTCATCCCGTTTTTTCGGGTTTGTTCAAACAGGTGAGAGCGTGCAAGCTCATAAAACAGCCCTCAACCTTGCCGCAAGACTGCGGCCTCTCCGCCAGGAGAAGCTGCTGCCCTGCAGGATGACATCCTGGACCAGAGGAGCTGTTTCCATCCACCCTGACACCTTCAGGTCCCCTCAGCAGCTGCGAGCTCTCTGCACTGTAATCTTCATTCTGGCAGAGCAGGGATCAGAGAGGCCAAGTTGTGGATGGAGACGTCTGAAACTACACCCTGATCCATCTACAGCAACTAGAAACTACAGCTGGAGGAGTGACAGGAGCTCGAAAGATGCTCCTCTGCTGTACAGAAGCAGGACGGCCTATTACGACATCCTCAAAGTGTCCCCCGGTGCCACACAGTCCCAGATCAAGACAGCCTACTACAAGCAGTCCTTTATTTACCACCCTGACAAGAACCCGGGGAACAAGGAGGCCACCCAGCGCTTCTCTGAGATCAGCGAAGCTTACACCGTGCTGGGCAGCATCAGCCTGCGGCGGAAGTATGACCGGGGCATCCTGAACCAATCAGACGTCCAAAGTGCAGGAAGACCATCCTCCAAAGAGGCCACGAGCAGGTCCGCGGGCTCcccccatcatcatcatcagcatcagcagcagcagcatcaacagAGAGCCAGACGTTTCTCCCAAGCTGGCGGGAAGCCCATGTTTGACTTTGACGCCTTTTATCAGGCACACTACGGGGAGcagctacagagagagaggaacatgAGAGCTAGAAAGGAGCGCATGcaggagaagcagagggagaaTATGAGCAGGTGGAGGCAGGGTAAAATGATGGAAGTGACTGTGGCGATGCTGCTGGCCATGGCAGGGCTGTTATTTATAAATCTCACTAGGCCCTGA